GCCGTATGTGGTTTATTGCCAAGGAGGGACGCATTGGACGCATATTGCGATCGCTTTAGAAGCGGCAATAGAAGCAGTAGGAGAGGCTTAAGAAGATTTTGTAGTATACATAACACTTGTTCTATTTTATACTTTTAGAATTTAAATCTAAGTAATTTCCCTTCTTAGATCTCAACAAAATTTTCAATAATAACCGTGTTGGTTCTGAAGCCAAGAGCGATCTTTGTGTGGAATTTTAGAGGTATACAAACTAATACCAGTTGAATTAATGGTGGTGAAATATAAACTGTGCTTAAAGGTTGGAAAAACCCTTAATTTACAGATTCATTTGTCCCATTATTTTTTAAAATTGGTATAACTATTTGCCGATACAAGGCATTAAGAAAAAAATGGCAAATGACCCTCATCAAAATCAAACAGAAGATTCGCCTTGGAATCCTTTTATTCCAACTCAAAGAGACATAAAAAGAAGCGAGGAATTAGCAGAAAAAAACCCTGTAGTTGCTGGTGTATTGACATTTTTTTTTGCACCTGCTGCCATGATTTATCTTAACAGAGGAGTAAATAATCTCAAGATTATTGGATATGTATTTGCCATTTGTTTTATGCTAGGTCTAGTTTCATACAATAAAAATGATAAAGAACTCGAAGCAATGGGTAACGTAGTTGGTTTGTGCGGTCAAATCGCTTTAATTACTGAGAACATCAAAGCGGTTACTCTAGCCCGTAAGCGTTTAGGTTATAAGCAATCTCAATAATAACAAACTAGGAAATAATGCCATTAACAGGTAATTACAAACAAGTTTTCACCGATTAAGTTGATAAGTTTGACACTAGAAAAAAAGCCTGCGTTTGCAGGCTTAAATAAGATTTCACGCAAACATGAAACACTACTCTGGTAACTTATACTGCCCAACGATCCGCTTGGCATACTCCGGCACATGCGCCTCCAACTTCTCTGGATGATTCCGCTTCACATAGAGGTAATTCCTTGTAAAGTGTGAATCAATCGAAAACCGCGCATATTCCAAACCTTTCGGGCCAATTTTCTCAATTACTACACCCATCAACTTTGCAGCCCACATTGGTAAGGTAACGGCTTTATCGTAAGCAGGAATACTTTGTTGTACAGCTTCTTTACGATTTCCTTGGGACATAACAGGTTGGGTGTCTAACTGATCTTTCACCAAGTCCAGCATTTCTTTGCCTGTATCATTTCTGACTACAATCCATTGCCAGCCGAAGGGTGCGCCCATGTAGCCTACAACTAAATCGGCTAGGGAGTTGACGTAATCAAAGCAACTCATGCAGGAAGGAGCAAAGACATCTTTGAGTTTATTTGTCTTCAAGCCAAAGAATGGCACAGTCTCTAATGAGCCATCTTCATGTTTGAAGTGAACTCGGAAGTCTTGCATGAATTCGTAATGCACGACTGTTTCAGGCGATCGGCTGGTGGTTTCTAAGAACTTTTGCAGTCCAGCACGGGTAACGTTATCTACGCAAGGCGTACCTAAGACATATAATTTTTCTAACCCAAGCTGCTTTTCTACGGCTCTTAATGCCTGAATTTGGCAACCGACTCCAATTACTAACAGCCGCTTCATCCCGGATTTTTCTATCTGCTCTAAAACAGAGAGATTGGGCGATAGTGTTGGTTTATTTACTCTGGCTGCCAGTATTTCCTCTGGAGTACGGGCAATAATAGGCATGGGTTGAAAGCGGTCTTCTTTGGTGTTTTGCACGCAGACAACACCTTCAACTATGCCACGATTCAACATTTCAATCGCAATACTGCTGACAATACCCGTCCACTGTGCACCTTCGATGGGCTGCTGTTTCCGCGCCGCCATCATGTCTTGATGAACACCAAAGTAGAGTTCATCGGGATGATCGAGATTGCGGGAGCGAGTGTGAGCTTGTTCTTCGAGTTCGCCTATCTGCTGATTAATGAAGGCGCAGGCTTCTTTGACGTAGTGAATGTAGTATGTATCGCACAGTCCGCACTCGCTACAAAGTTCTTTCGCAGGGCGGCGGCTAGTGGGTTTTAAGGCTCTGGCTTTTTTGTGAGGAGAAACCGAAGTCATAATAAATTGTTTGTTTTATCCAGGCATAGCTTTTACTACAATACCGTCACACGCTATGAACTTTACGATAGAAATTGAATAAGAAGAAGATGGACGCTTTTTGACAGAAGTGATTCATATTCTTGGAGTTCTCGCTTATATGCAGAATAGGGAAGAAGCAGTTGCTAGAGTCTAAGCTTTAACCTTGCGTGTGTTGGCAGATAAGCTGGAACATAGGGAATTAACGCCACCACTAGTAAGCGTGTCTTTTGCAACTGTAGAGTAAATAGTCTATAGCAATCCTAAATTTTATCTATGATATTGATTTTTTAAACGAACCACGAATTCCACAAGGGTCGCAAAGAGAAAAAAACGAATATTTCACTAATTACTTTGGATGATTATATATTCTTCGGTAATTACTATTGACGTTGTATAAACTGATTTTTACATTGAAGTGGGTTACTCAGTAATTTATCAACAATAAATAATATGCAACGTATATTTCAAAGTACCAAAAAGCTCATGTATTTTTGCTTAATGATGCTACTTATGTTTACTAGTGCTGCCACAATTCTACCCAATTCTGCTTGGGCAGCAGTAACCGCAGAAAGTCAGTCCAGCTTGGTAGAAGTGGTTGTAGGATTTTTAGGTATTATTGTAGGATTTTTGTTGGGTATTTTTTCTCAACAATAAGGCTAATCAAATATGGGTAATAATTTGGATGGGTTAAGTAGTAATACCAACCCATCCTCATTTATCTAATTTGACTTCTTGATAAGGATAAACCAATAACATATTTCAAACTGTTGTTTCAATAAAAAAATCAAGGTTGCACTTTAAACAAAATTTAAGAAAATGTCAGGATATTTCCTTGATTCTCACGAGGCTACCAAAAGCTGATGTTGCTTATGTTTGAAGTAATCTCTGCTTGGCAGTTATATTTATAAAGGATGAAGCCAAATGCAGCACATATTTCAAAGTGCTAAAAGACTAATTTCCGTAACCCTAGTTACACTATTTCTAATTACCAGTTCTCTCCTGAGTTTCCCGGCACCAGCTAGGGCAGCAGGAGATATTGTGATTATGAAGTGTGAATCAAACTGCGGCAATCTACCAGCATTTACTGCGGGGGTAGCTTCAGGGGCTTTAGTCACATTGATCGCTACTGGAAAAGCAGCAACTCTAGGAGGCGTTGTAGCTACTGTAGGACAAGTAGCTACAACGATCGCAGCACCAGTAGTAGGAGGGGCAGCAGTTTCACTTGTAGCTCCAGTAGCTCTAACAGCAGCTGTTGGATATCTTGGATATCAAGCCTGGGAAGCTTATCATCATAGTCATGCACAATCTTCAGGTTAATTTAATTTCTTTATTCTGTCAGCGTAATACACATCATGCTCATTAAGTAGTGTTTTCTGCCCTCCAGTTCAGCTCTTGGGGGGCTTTGCTTTTATAACAACAATTTATTGTATGAACTCAAGTCTAGTGGCCATACAAAAATTCACTATACAAACGCGATCGCACTCCTCTACAGTCTTCCTCTGCTTCTTTGCATGAACCTCAAGCCAACTTTTTTAAGTTTTGTTATTGTTTCAATAATCACTTTAACTTCGCTGAATATTGGATATTTTGGGTTTAATAGCACAAATATAAAAACTTATTGTTTCTCTCTTTGGCATACTTTGTATTTTAACTACTTACTTTCAAAAGCTCCCTGCTTAATGGTAAATAGGTTACAATATACAATCCTTAAGAAGTATTGACTTCTTAAATTTTTTAACTATTTATGTTGCAACTTCTGAAAAAACGTTATAAATTATTAAGTTATAGGGGAATGAATTTCATTTTGTTTGTAGCCTCAAAAACTCAATCCTACTTAATAGAGATACTGTAACTAGTTAAATTTTAAGGAAACCTTAAACAGTGCTAGCAATATATTTTTGGTAGGGAAAGCAAACATTCCATATATAAAAGTGGATTGACGCTCAATCTAAAAATATATTTTGCTGAAGTGCTTTAAAAGTAATATTATTGCTTAAGGTGAAAAAAATAAATTTTATTTTTCACCAATATGCTCATTGCTTAAAAGCAAAATAACTGTCAATTAAGCTGCAAAAAACGGCAGTTACAGACATCTTTTTTAGACTTAATTATTCCCAAATTCTATTTGCTATTCAAAAAATCGTCTTTGT
The genomic region above belongs to Calothrix sp. NIES-2098 and contains:
- a CDS encoding coenzyme F420 hydrogenase/dehydrogenase beta subunit, with product MTSVSPHKKARALKPTSRRPAKELCSECGLCDTYYIHYVKEACAFINQQIGELEEQAHTRSRNLDHPDELYFGVHQDMMAARKQQPIEGAQWTGIVSSIAIEMLNRGIVEGVVCVQNTKEDRFQPMPIIARTPEEILAARVNKPTLSPNLSVLEQIEKSGMKRLLVIGVGCQIQALRAVEKQLGLEKLYVLGTPCVDNVTRAGLQKFLETTSRSPETVVHYEFMQDFRVHFKHEDGSLETVPFFGLKTNKLKDVFAPSCMSCFDYVNSLADLVVGYMGAPFGWQWIVVRNDTGKEMLDLVKDQLDTQPVMSQGNRKEAVQQSIPAYDKAVTLPMWAAKLMGVVIEKIGPKGLEYARFSIDSHFTRNYLYVKRNHPEKLEAHVPEYAKRIVGQYKLPE